A part of Caldalkalibacillus uzonensis genomic DNA contains:
- the thiD gene encoding bifunctional hydroxymethylpyrimidine kinase/phosphomethylpyrimidine kinase: MVYRALTIAGSDSGGGAGIQADLKTFQELGAYGMSVITALTAQNTQGVHGVYPQTVEAVEAQLEAVLSDIGVDAVKTGMLFSAEIIEAVAGKLQDYQVNNIVVDPVMVAKGGQSLLQEEAIEALRTALIPLATVITPNIPEAEVLIGEKGIRSLPDMEEAARKIHELGVQYVILKGGHLQNEEATDVLYDGESFTYLPAKRVATKHTHGTGCTFAAAIAAELAKGQSVPEAAKVAKAFITCAIEHALEVGQGIGPTHHGAYRQLQARES; this comes from the coding sequence ATGGTTTATCGTGCCCTGACCATTGCCGGATCAGATAGCGGCGGGGGAGCCGGCATCCAGGCCGATTTGAAAACTTTTCAAGAACTAGGTGCTTACGGCATGAGTGTTATAACAGCCCTGACAGCCCAGAACACCCAAGGTGTGCATGGCGTCTATCCCCAGACAGTTGAGGCGGTGGAGGCCCAGTTGGAAGCGGTTCTTAGTGACATCGGAGTTGATGCGGTCAAAACCGGGATGCTGTTTAGTGCCGAGATTATTGAAGCGGTAGCAGGCAAATTACAGGACTATCAAGTGAATAACATTGTTGTGGATCCGGTGATGGTGGCCAAGGGAGGCCAGTCATTGCTTCAAGAGGAGGCAATCGAGGCTTTGCGCACAGCTCTTATCCCACTGGCCACTGTCATTACGCCTAATATCCCTGAGGCAGAAGTGCTGATTGGAGAAAAAGGGATCCGGTCGTTGCCAGACATGGAGGAGGCGGCCCGGAAGATCCATGAGCTGGGTGTGCAGTATGTTATTTTAAAGGGCGGCCATCTGCAAAATGAAGAGGCAACGGATGTCCTCTATGACGGTGAGTCCTTTACCTATTTGCCGGCCAAGCGGGTAGCCACCAAGCATACCCACGGAACGGGTTGCACCTTTGCCGCTGCCATAGCCGCCGAATTGGCCAAGGGACAATCGGTGCCGGAAGCTGCTAAGGTGGCCAAAGCATTTATTACATGTGCCATTGAGCATGCTTTGGAGGTCGGTCAAGGCATTGGGCCGACCCATCACGGTGCTTACCGTCAATTACAAGCTCGTGAATCATAG
- a CDS encoding DUF1507 family protein, producing MATQSKEKALALLKQDAEKILKLISVQMDHLTMPQCPLYEEVLDTQMFGLSREIDFAIRLGLISEEAGKQILSELEQRLAQLHEAYEQQNGQGS from the coding sequence ATGGCTACACAAAGCAAGGAAAAGGCCCTGGCTTTACTTAAACAAGATGCCGAAAAAATATTAAAGCTGATCTCGGTTCAGATGGATCACTTAACCATGCCCCAGTGTCCCCTGTATGAAGAAGTGTTGGATACCCAAATGTTCGGGCTGTCCCGTGAAATTGATTTTGCGATCCGCCTAGGGCTTATTTCCGAAGAAGCCGGAAAACAGATCCTCTCCGAACTTGAGCAGCGCCTCGCCCAGTTACATGAAGCGTATGAACAGCAAAATGGCCAGGGTTCATGA
- a CDS encoding cold-shock protein, with protein MQQGVVKWFNSEKGYGFIEVEGGNDVFVHYSAIQEEGFKTLEGGQRVEFEIVQGDRGPQAANVVKL; from the coding sequence ATGCAACAAGGTGTAGTAAAATGGTTTAACTCTGAAAAGGGGTACGGTTTCATCGAGGTTGAAGGTGGCAATGACGTATTTGTACACTACAGCGCCATTCAAGAGGAAGGGTTTAAAACCTTGGAAGGCGGCCAGCGTGTAGAATTTGAAATCGTTCAGGGTGACCGTGGACCGCAAGCTGCTAATGTGGTCAAACTTTAA
- a CDS encoding AbgT family transporter, with product MIQQRRSVVQRSLDAIEQMGNKLPHPITLFFIFAFLVVIISALFSAMGIMVEDPRNEGEILTVKNLLSADGIQYMFTSAVDNFTGFAPLGTVLVTMLGIGIAERSGLISTMLRGLVTSVPRQLLTATLVFAGIMSSMAADAGYVVLTPLGAVLFAALGRHPLAGLAAAFAGVSAGYSANLLLTSLDPLLGSLTQQAAATYDQAYAETINLAMNYYFMIVSVFVLTLVGTYVTDKIVEPRLGSYDGGIQAEEVNKLKPEEKKGLIGAGIAFIVTCAVLALLIVPEWGPLRGPEGEIVNSPFFMSLVPVILIMFLVPGLVYGIITKNITTDKDVADQMSDTMATMGAYIVLAFAAGQFVAYFNETNMGIILAIRGAEFIESTGFTGIPLILTFMVVAGFINLFIGSASAKWAIMAPVFVPMMMHLGYSPELTQAAYRIADSTTNIITPLMPYFAIVIAFAQKYDKKVGIGTLIATMLPYSIAFSIVWVVMLVIWLLLGIDLGPGSPIHYTR from the coding sequence ATGATACAACAACGTCGAAGCGTGGTGCAGCGGTCACTCGATGCCATTGAACAGATGGGGAATAAGCTCCCCCATCCCATCACCCTGTTTTTCATCTTTGCCTTTCTCGTTGTGATTATTTCAGCCCTGTTTTCGGCCATGGGTATCATGGTGGAAGATCCACGCAATGAAGGGGAAATCCTGACTGTGAAAAATCTGCTGAGCGCCGATGGCATTCAGTACATGTTTACCAGTGCGGTGGACAATTTTACTGGATTTGCTCCCTTAGGCACTGTGCTGGTCACCATGCTAGGAATTGGCATTGCTGAACGTTCAGGCCTGATCAGCACCATGTTGCGTGGATTGGTTACCTCTGTTCCCAGACAGCTCTTGACAGCCACATTGGTCTTTGCCGGTATTATGTCCAGTATGGCCGCTGATGCAGGATATGTAGTTCTTACTCCCCTTGGCGCTGTACTGTTTGCTGCCCTGGGACGGCATCCGCTTGCTGGTTTGGCCGCCGCCTTTGCCGGGGTGTCGGCCGGGTATAGTGCCAATTTGTTACTCACCTCATTGGACCCCCTGTTGGGATCGTTAACCCAGCAAGCAGCGGCCACTTATGATCAAGCTTACGCTGAAACGATCAATCTGGCCATGAATTATTATTTTATGATCGTGTCAGTCTTTGTCCTTACCCTGGTCGGAACGTATGTCACAGACAAGATTGTTGAGCCCCGTTTGGGGAGTTACGATGGCGGGATTCAGGCAGAAGAAGTGAATAAGCTTAAGCCCGAGGAGAAAAAAGGCTTAATCGGAGCAGGCATTGCCTTTATTGTAACCTGCGCTGTCTTGGCCTTGCTCATTGTTCCTGAATGGGGGCCATTGAGAGGTCCGGAAGGGGAAATTGTTAATTCACCCTTCTTTATGTCCCTGGTACCGGTTATTTTGATTATGTTCCTGGTTCCTGGATTGGTTTATGGCATTATCACTAAAAATATTACAACAGACAAAGATGTGGCCGATCAAATGTCTGACACCATGGCCACCATGGGCGCCTATATTGTCTTGGCATTTGCCGCTGGCCAGTTTGTAGCTTACTTTAATGAAACGAACATGGGCATTATCCTGGCCATAAGAGGAGCCGAATTTATTGAATCGACCGGTTTCACCGGGATTCCGCTCATCCTGACTTTTATGGTTGTGGCTGGCTTTATCAATCTGTTTATTGGCAGCGCCTCAGCCAAGTGGGCCATTATGGCACCTGTCTTTGTTCCCATGATGATGCACCTTGGTTATTCACCAGAACTGACCCAGGCTGCCTACAGAATTGCCGACTCAACCACTAACATTATTACGCCCTTGATGCCCTACTTTGCCATTGTGATCGCTTTTGCCCAAAAATACGACAAGAAAGTCGGCATTGGTACATTGATTGCCACCATGCTGCCCTACTCTATTGCCTTCAGCATTGTATGGGTGGTCATGCTGGTCATCTGGCTGCTGTTGGGCATTGATCTTGGCCCGGGATCACCGATCCACTACACCAGGTAA
- the thiS gene encoding sulfur carrier protein ThiS, with the protein MKTLIVNGKETNVACESLEELIEHYQLNKSHVVAEVDGHIVHRSEWGQYKLKPGAKVELVHFVGGG; encoded by the coding sequence GTGAAAACGCTCATTGTGAACGGTAAAGAAACAAATGTGGCATGTGAGTCCCTCGAGGAATTGATAGAACACTATCAATTAAACAAAAGCCATGTGGTAGCCGAAGTAGATGGTCACATTGTGCATCGCTCCGAGTGGGGCCAATACAAATTGAAGCCTGGAGCCAAAGTTGAGCTGGTTCATTTTGTAGGAGGAGGTTAG
- a CDS encoding ABC transporter ATP-binding protein, whose translation MAFIEIKQLTKHFRDALKPAVDRFDLETEQGEIITLLGPSGCGKTTTLRMIAGFEQPSSGRIAIGGQVVHDDHFSLPPEKRGIGMVFQDYALFPHLTIEKNVMFGLGKWKTKEKKERTKEVLELVGLSQFADRYPHQLSGGQQQRVALARALAPRPNVILMDEPFSNLDAGLREKMRYEVTNILRKTNTTAIIVTHDQKDAFAVSDRVVVMNEGVVQQVAAPREMYRCPKNCFVAQFLGKTNIITGTLADDLKHVYTHIGRVCLPEKTKALLDQVILSIRPEGCRLVDEGRYCGEVENVIYSGEYQELQVKVRTGEGGYESMILYAPIEQEIESGQMVSFDIAPELVALVEQ comes from the coding sequence ATGGCTTTTATTGAAATCAAACAATTGACCAAACATTTTAGAGATGCTTTGAAACCAGCCGTTGACCGCTTTGATTTGGAGACCGAGCAAGGGGAAATCATTACGCTTTTAGGACCCAGTGGTTGCGGAAAAACAACCACTTTACGTATGATTGCCGGATTTGAGCAGCCCTCTTCCGGACGAATTGCGATTGGAGGGCAAGTGGTTCATGACGATCATTTTTCCCTGCCACCAGAGAAACGCGGAATCGGCATGGTATTTCAGGATTATGCTCTCTTTCCCCACCTGACTATAGAGAAAAACGTTATGTTCGGTCTCGGAAAATGGAAAACAAAAGAGAAGAAAGAAAGAACTAAGGAAGTTTTGGAATTGGTCGGCCTTAGTCAATTCGCCGATCGCTATCCCCATCAACTCTCCGGAGGGCAACAGCAGCGTGTGGCATTGGCCAGGGCTTTGGCTCCCCGGCCGAATGTGATCTTGATGGATGAGCCATTTAGCAATCTGGATGCCGGCTTGCGGGAAAAAATGCGCTATGAAGTCACTAACATATTACGCAAGACCAACACGACAGCGATTATTGTCACCCATGACCAAAAAGATGCATTTGCTGTTTCTGACCGTGTTGTGGTTATGAATGAAGGTGTTGTTCAGCAGGTCGCTGCTCCCCGTGAAATGTACCGCTGTCCGAAGAATTGTTTTGTGGCTCAATTTCTGGGGAAAACCAACATCATTACCGGCACACTGGCCGATGATTTAAAGCATGTTTATACCCATATTGGTAGGGTCTGTTTACCCGAAAAAACGAAAGCGTTGTTGGATCAAGTCATCCTGTCGATCCGTCCTGAAGGTTGCCGTTTGGTGGATGAAGGGCGCTACTGTGGTGAAGTGGAGAACGTGATCTATAGCGGAGAATATCAGGAGCTACAGGTCAAGGTTAGAACAGGCGAAGGTGGTTACGAATCAATGATTCTGTATGCACCGATTGAACAGGAAATTGAAAGTGGCCAGATGGTGTCCTTCGACATTGCTCCTGAGCTGGTAGCCCTGGTTGAGCAATAA
- a CDS encoding GNAT family N-acetyltransferase: protein MSSAIVPLDNRHYHAVYTLLSHQEPWSIIAFDALLQYGLNHPDHRWFREVHNGRTKGIIYLHDQLLQVCYPSLPQRSGLGMFLRRYVPHFIIHGQQQQLAWLKKQLAHYDTRCLDKSLFVVQSELTPALINQPLPVPEDIRLRLAVTADYVSLMSLYSGSEVEQQVDGQLLWQAIMQGRVIVAEQKQLVGTVMCLKESPRYVLLGGLYVTPRARSQGIASLLGQRLVQMVLRKGKQVCFYYHDSTLSPFYQRAAFQPLGDWHSYSFTSKQTMFFNGGS, encoded by the coding sequence GTGAGTTCCGCCATCGTCCCCTTAGATAACCGCCATTACCATGCGGTATACACGCTTTTATCTCATCAGGAGCCTTGGTCCATTATCGCCTTTGATGCCCTGCTCCAATATGGGTTGAACCATCCTGATCACCGGTGGTTTAGAGAGGTGCACAACGGCCGCACCAAAGGCATTATTTACCTTCACGACCAACTGCTCCAGGTTTGTTACCCTTCATTACCGCAGCGCTCAGGGTTAGGCATGTTTCTCAGGCGTTATGTTCCCCATTTTATCATACATGGTCAGCAACAACAGCTGGCTTGGCTGAAAAAGCAACTGGCTCACTATGACACCAGGTGTCTGGACAAAAGCCTGTTTGTGGTTCAAAGTGAGCTGACACCCGCTTTAATTAACCAACCTCTCCCTGTGCCTGAGGACATTCGACTGCGTCTGGCTGTCACTGCCGATTATGTCAGCCTGATGTCTCTCTACTCAGGTTCAGAAGTAGAGCAGCAGGTGGATGGCCAACTTCTGTGGCAGGCCATTATGCAGGGCAGAGTGATTGTCGCTGAACAAAAGCAGCTGGTGGGGACAGTGATGTGTCTGAAAGAAAGTCCCCGCTATGTTTTGCTAGGAGGATTGTATGTGACCCCGCGAGCCCGCTCACAGGGCATTGCCAGCCTCTTGGGTCAGCGATTGGTCCAAATGGTGCTCAGGAAAGGGAAACAGGTCTGCTTTTATTATCATGATTCCACATTAAGCCCGTTTTATCAACGGGCCGCTTTTCAACCCCTTGGTGATTGGCACAGTTATTCTTTTACCTCAAAGCAGACTATGTTTTTTAATGGAGGCTCCTGA
- the thiO gene encoding glycine oxidase ThiO, which translates to MTTATKTGSRLSSPLANVSSHSPLMIVGGGVIGLSIAFECAKRGIKVTVVEKGICGGQATGAAAGMLAPYSEIGEDPDDFFTLCQQSLKLYPDWQQEVRTVSGQDFEYSESGSLHLAFHEADELALESRLEWQKDWHVQAEIVRGEALFRLEPHLTKAAVAAVYYPDEHHLYAPDYVKALQTACQKLGVNLVQEAGEVRFKAIEQDGVLLVTEQKGMFSTDQCVLSSGAWTSFFEGDVHVRLPVVPIRGQICAYQQGQEKIKHIIFSSQGYVLAKGNGTIVCGASEDIAGFDTSTTEKGIDRLVKWSRHLFPFLKEKDPFHRWAGLRPATQDGYPLLGRLRHMPSVIVASGHYRNGILLSPVTAKVIADVVEGRQPNVKIDMFDPHRFQ; encoded by the coding sequence ATGACAACAGCCACAAAAACTGGATCACGATTATCATCTCCTCTGGCTAACGTTTCATCCCACTCCCCGCTGATGATTGTGGGCGGGGGTGTGATCGGACTTAGTATTGCCTTTGAATGTGCCAAGCGGGGGATTAAGGTGACAGTAGTGGAAAAAGGAATATGCGGGGGACAAGCGACAGGGGCGGCAGCAGGGATGCTGGCCCCCTATTCAGAAATCGGGGAGGACCCGGATGATTTTTTCACTCTTTGTCAGCAGAGCTTAAAGCTGTACCCTGACTGGCAGCAAGAAGTGCGAACCGTCTCCGGCCAGGATTTTGAATACAGTGAATCGGGCAGTTTGCATCTGGCTTTCCATGAAGCAGATGAATTGGCCTTGGAAAGCCGCCTGGAGTGGCAAAAGGATTGGCATGTCCAGGCCGAAATCGTACGCGGCGAAGCGCTCTTCCGCCTGGAACCCCATTTAACCAAAGCAGCAGTGGCCGCTGTGTACTATCCTGATGAACACCATCTCTATGCGCCGGATTATGTTAAAGCCCTTCAAACGGCGTGCCAAAAGCTTGGTGTTAATCTTGTCCAGGAAGCTGGTGAGGTACGGTTTAAAGCCATTGAACAGGATGGAGTGCTGTTGGTAACGGAGCAAAAGGGCATGTTCAGTACCGATCAATGTGTGCTGTCCAGTGGTGCTTGGACCTCTTTTTTTGAAGGGGATGTGCATGTGCGGCTGCCTGTGGTTCCAATCCGCGGGCAAATCTGTGCTTACCAGCAAGGTCAAGAAAAAATCAAGCACATTATTTTCTCCAGTCAGGGATATGTGTTAGCCAAAGGCAACGGTACGATTGTGTGCGGCGCATCGGAAGATATTGCCGGCTTTGACACGTCTACCACAGAAAAAGGAATAGACCGTCTTGTAAAATGGAGCCGTCATCTCTTTCCTTTTTTAAAGGAGAAGGACCCCTTTCACCGCTGGGCAGGTTTGCGACCGGCCACCCAGGATGGGTATCCGCTCTTGGGCCGTCTCCGTCACATGCCTAGTGTGATTGTGGCCAGCGGCCATTACCGCAACGGTATATTGTTAAGTCCCGTAACAGCCAAGGTCATTGCCGATGTGGTGGAAGGACGCCAGCCAAACGTCAAGATAGATATGTTTGATCCACACCGTTTCCAGTAG
- a CDS encoding thiazole synthase — MPDKVSIEPMLKNDPLVIAGKTLRSRFFLGTGRFPNPYIQNEAIKASGAEVLTFAIRRVNLEYPDEDAILQHLEGMSFTYLPNTSGAKTADEAIRIARLARASGLSDWIKVEISVNEKTLLPDPVQTLKATEQLVKEGFVVLPYTSDDPVLCKRLEEAGAAAVMPGGAPIGTGLGILNPYNLGLIIEEANVPIIVDAGLGSAADVAQAMELGAAAVLMNTPVAKAKDPVKMARAMKLAIEAGRLSYLAGRIPKKKYATASSPQTFMLK, encoded by the coding sequence ATGCCAGACAAAGTATCGATCGAGCCCATGTTGAAAAATGATCCGCTGGTCATTGCCGGAAAAACTTTGCGTTCCCGTTTTTTCCTTGGCACCGGCCGCTTTCCCAATCCGTACATCCAGAATGAAGCGATTAAGGCGTCGGGGGCAGAGGTGTTGACCTTTGCCATTCGCCGGGTAAATTTAGAGTATCCTGATGAAGATGCCATTCTGCAACATTTGGAAGGGATGTCATTTACCTATCTGCCTAATACCAGCGGCGCCAAAACAGCCGATGAAGCAATCAGAATTGCCCGTCTGGCCCGGGCCTCGGGACTATCAGATTGGATCAAAGTGGAGATCAGTGTCAACGAAAAAACACTCCTGCCCGATCCGGTACAGACGCTCAAAGCAACAGAACAGCTGGTGAAGGAAGGATTTGTTGTTTTACCGTACACTTCAGATGATCCGGTGCTGTGCAAGCGGCTGGAAGAAGCAGGTGCAGCTGCAGTGATGCCGGGAGGGGCGCCGATTGGGACAGGATTAGGTATTTTAAATCCTTATAACTTGGGTCTCATCATTGAAGAGGCCAATGTGCCCATCATTGTCGATGCCGGTCTAGGTTCTGCTGCAGACGTGGCCCAAGCCATGGAATTGGGCGCTGCTGCGGTACTGATGAATACCCCTGTTGCCAAAGCCAAAGATCCGGTTAAGATGGCCCGGGCTATGAAATTAGCGATTGAAGCGGGGCGTTTATCTTACCTGGCCGGAAGAATTCCCAAAAAGAAATATGCCACAGCCAGCAGTCCGCAAACCTTTATGCTGAAGTAG
- a CDS encoding 6-pyruvoyl trahydropterin synthase family protein encodes MGKYTLVKHFWMACAHAVKGAGKCERIHGHNYKVTFCVEGRELDENGMLIDFREVKHALEKKYDHHLLNDFPEFNPGQGGANPSTEKVAEVFYQHIKTLCRQKKNQPRLKWVEVQETHEAYARYEE; translated from the coding sequence ATGGGAAAATATACACTGGTGAAGCACTTTTGGATGGCCTGTGCCCACGCAGTCAAAGGGGCTGGCAAATGTGAGAGGATTCATGGTCATAACTATAAAGTCACCTTTTGTGTAGAGGGCAGGGAGTTAGATGAAAATGGCATGCTGATTGACTTTAGAGAAGTAAAACATGCCTTGGAGAAAAAATATGATCATCACCTGCTGAATGACTTTCCAGAATTTAATCCGGGCCAGGGAGGAGCCAATCCGTCTACGGAGAAGGTGGCTGAAGTGTTTTACCAGCACATCAAGACCTTGTGCCGGCAGAAGAAAAATCAACCGCGTCTCAAATGGGTTGAAGTGCAGGAAACACATGAGGCTTATGCCCGCTACGAAGAATAA
- a CDS encoding ornithine--oxo-acid transaminase encodes MSGTKQIIEQTERYGANNYLPLPIVISKAAGVWVQDPEGNRYMDMLSAYSALNQGHRHPKIIRALKEQADRVTLTSRAFHNDRLGEFYEKIVAVTGKNMVLPMNTGAEAVETAIKAVRRWAYQVKQVPENQAEIIVCEGNFHGRTITVTSFSSEAEYRRGFGPFTPGFKIIPYGDVEALKQAITPYTAAFLVEPIQGEAGIIIPPDGYLREVRRICDEHGVLFVADEIQTGFGRTGKMFACDWEEVKPDIYIMGKALGGGVFPISAVAANQDVLGVFEPGSHGSTFGGNPLGCACAIAALEVIAEEKLVERSLRLGQYLMSKLHELKNPKIKEIRGKGLFIGIELTEPARPYCEALKEKGLLCKETHEHTIRLAPPLIITKEEVDWAFERLKDVLQP; translated from the coding sequence ATGAGCGGCACGAAACAGATTATTGAGCAGACAGAACGGTACGGTGCAAACAACTATTTGCCTCTACCTATTGTCATCTCTAAAGCAGCAGGTGTATGGGTGCAGGATCCAGAGGGTAATCGATACATGGATATGTTGAGTGCCTATTCTGCTTTAAACCAGGGTCACCGTCATCCCAAAATTATTCGGGCACTCAAAGAGCAGGCGGATCGGGTCACCTTGACTTCCCGGGCCTTTCACAATGACCGTTTGGGTGAATTTTACGAGAAAATTGTTGCTGTAACAGGAAAAAATATGGTATTGCCCATGAATACTGGAGCTGAAGCGGTGGAAACGGCGATTAAAGCGGTCCGTCGCTGGGCTTACCAAGTGAAGCAGGTTCCGGAGAACCAGGCAGAAATTATTGTTTGTGAGGGAAATTTCCACGGGCGGACCATCACAGTGACGTCCTTTTCATCCGAAGCGGAGTATCGCCGCGGATTTGGGCCTTTTACACCGGGATTTAAAATCATCCCTTACGGAGATGTTGAAGCGCTAAAGCAAGCGATTACACCTTATACAGCTGCTTTCCTGGTGGAGCCTATTCAAGGTGAAGCGGGCATTATTATTCCGCCGGACGGGTATTTGCGGGAGGTGCGCCGCATCTGTGATGAGCATGGGGTCTTGTTTGTGGCCGACGAAATTCAAACCGGTTTCGGGCGGACTGGGAAAATGTTTGCTTGCGACTGGGAAGAGGTCAAACCGGACATCTATATTATGGGCAAAGCCTTGGGGGGAGGCGTGTTCCCGATTTCAGCCGTTGCTGCAAATCAGGATGTACTGGGAGTATTTGAGCCAGGTTCACACGGCTCCACATTTGGGGGGAACCCCCTTGGCTGCGCCTGCGCCATTGCCGCTTTGGAAGTCATTGCAGAAGAGAAGTTGGTCGAGCGTTCGTTGAGACTGGGACAGTACTTGATGTCCAAATTGCACGAGCTGAAGAACCCCAAGATCAAAGAGATCCGCGGCAAGGGATTATTCATTGGCATTGAACTGACCGAGCCAGCCCGTCCCTATTGTGAGGCCTTAAAGGAAAAAGGTCTGCTGTGTAAGGAAACACATGAACATACCATTCGCCTTGCGCCACCGCTCATTATCACAAAGGAAGAAGTGGATTGGGCATTTGAACGGCTTAAAGACGTGTTGCAACCCTGA
- a CDS encoding EamA family transporter: MSRLTASLIVFIGAAGYGVLATFVKIGYEKGFHVGEITGSQMFAGAVILWIIALFKVRSWRGLSWKNMMLLMGVGTFTGLTGVFYYTSMQTLPASIAIILLFQFTWIGVLYEWLFDRRKPTKETYYSLVLVLLGTMLAANVISGDLSVFTWFGLSMGLCSAFTYAAFIYVSGKVATNISPWLRSPLMITGSSLAIFLIFPPTFFTSGVLWEGLWYIALIMAFFGAILPTICFTIGVPYIGSGLAAIIGSVELPVAVFMAWIVLSEAVSPVQWVGVVMILAAIVLGELKNLQAIQRKKKRLSSI, translated from the coding sequence ATGTCACGCTTAACTGCCAGTTTGATCGTTTTTATCGGGGCGGCGGGCTACGGGGTACTGGCCACATTTGTAAAAATTGGGTATGAAAAAGGATTTCACGTTGGTGAAATTACTGGAAGTCAGATGTTTGCCGGTGCTGTTATCCTGTGGATTATCGCTTTATTTAAAGTTCGTTCCTGGCGAGGGCTGTCCTGGAAAAATATGATGCTTTTAATGGGAGTGGGCACCTTTACAGGCTTAACAGGCGTATTTTACTATACTTCAATGCAGACATTGCCCGCCTCTATTGCCATTATTCTATTATTCCAATTTACATGGATCGGCGTTCTATATGAATGGCTGTTTGACCGCAGGAAACCAACAAAGGAAACCTATTACAGCCTGGTGCTGGTGTTGCTTGGCACCATGTTGGCCGCCAATGTGATCAGCGGTGATTTATCCGTTTTCACCTGGTTTGGTTTGTCAATGGGCTTGTGTTCGGCCTTCACTTATGCTGCTTTTATTTACGTCAGTGGTAAAGTAGCCACCAATATCAGTCCCTGGCTGCGCAGCCCGCTGATGATTACCGGCTCTAGTCTGGCTATCTTTCTTATCTTTCCTCCCACTTTTTTTACATCAGGCGTGCTGTGGGAAGGATTATGGTATATTGCACTGATCATGGCCTTTTTTGGAGCCATTTTGCCCACCATTTGCTTTACAATCGGTGTGCCATACATTGGCAGCGGATTGGCTGCCATCATCGGTTCGGTGGAGTTGCCTGTTGCGGTTTTCATGGCCTGGATCGTCTTATCTGAGGCAGTATCTCCAGTGCAATGGGTGGGGGTCGTCATGATTCTTGCGGCCATTGTCTTGGGTGAGTTAAAAAACTTGCAGGCTATTCAAAGAAAGAAAAAACGCCTCTCAAGTATTTGA
- a CDS encoding DUF2759 family protein has product MLFIVITSLITILCLFGLIHTVKDKNPVGVPLSLVSVLVFGWFSIMETLKWLGFID; this is encoded by the coding sequence ATGCTGTTTATTGTCATCACTTCACTTATCACGATTCTATGTCTGTTTGGGTTGATACATACGGTCAAGGATAAAAATCCTGTCGGTGTGCCCCTTTCCCTCGTTTCCGTACTCGTTTTCGGCTGGTTCAGTATCATGGAGACACTCAAATGGCTGGGTTTTATTGATTAA
- the glsA gene encoding glutaminase A, translated as MQRCKWMETTSVSELEHELKELVEKHRPDGQTGEVANYIPALSKANPKHMAASLCLLTGEQVQAGDVDERFTLQSMSKVITLAMALMECGEACVFEKVGMEPTGDPFNSIMKLEIMRPNKPLNPMINAGAIAVTSLLPGTVEEKVERILSFVRRLAGNTAIGFNEAVYRSEQETADLNRALAYFMKQYDVLEGDVEEVLDIYFKQCAIEVNCQDVARIGAVFANRGRDPETGEAIMPEQIAKICKTFMVTCGMYNASGEFAIRVGIPAKSGVSGGIMGAVPHCMGIGIYSPALDDKGNSVAGVRLLESLSATWGLSIF; from the coding sequence ATGCAACGGTGTAAATGGATGGAAACCACTTCAGTATCTGAGCTAGAGCATGAGCTTAAAGAGCTGGTTGAGAAGCACCGCCCGGATGGCCAAACAGGTGAAGTAGCTAACTACATTCCTGCCTTAAGCAAGGCCAATCCTAAACACATGGCCGCCAGTCTGTGTTTGTTGACTGGAGAGCAGGTGCAGGCAGGGGATGTGGACGAAAGATTCACCCTGCAAAGTATGTCTAAAGTGATTACCCTGGCCATGGCCCTGATGGAGTGTGGTGAAGCGTGTGTGTTTGAGAAAGTGGGCATGGAGCCGACCGGTGATCCGTTTAATTCGATCATGAAATTGGAAATCATGCGGCCTAACAAGCCCCTCAACCCAATGATCAATGCCGGGGCGATTGCGGTCACTTCCCTTCTGCCTGGAACAGTGGAAGAAAAGGTGGAACGTATTTTAAGCTTTGTACGGCGTTTGGCCGGTAATACCGCAATCGGCTTTAATGAAGCTGTTTACCGCTCGGAACAAGAAACAGCCGACCTTAACAGGGCGCTGGCTTACTTCATGAAGCAGTATGATGTGCTTGAAGGTGATGTGGAAGAGGTGCTTGATATTTATTTCAAACAGTGTGCCATTGAAGTGAATTGCCAGGATGTGGCCCGCATTGGAGCGGTTTTTGCCAATAGGGGACGCGACCCAGAAACAGGAGAAGCGATCATGCCGGAACAAATTGCTAAGATATGTAAAACATTTATGGTTACCTGCGGCATGTACAATGCATCGGGAGAATTTGCCATACGGGTGGGGATTCCCGCCAAAAGCGGCGTTTCAGGGGGCATTATGGGAGCGGTTCCCCATTGCATGGGAATTGGCATATACAGTCCGGCTTTGGATGATAAAGGCAACAGTGTGGCCGGTGTCCGTCTGTTGGAATCTTTGTCAGCCACCTGGGGGCTTTCTATATTTTGA